A region of Fretibacterium sp. OH1220_COT-178 DNA encodes the following proteins:
- the ftcD gene encoding glutamate formimidoyltransferase, with protein sequence MAKLVECVPNFSEGQRREVIEAIIDQARNTPGVTVLDHSSDPSHNRTVLTFVGEPQAVKQAAFACCAKAAELIDMERHRGGHPRVGATDVIPFIPVSNVTMEECVALAHELGAEIAEKLSIPVYFYEAAAKRPSMKALPDVRKGEYEGLKEAIKTPERAPDEGPQSMHPRAGATVVGARPFLVAFNINLSTSDVALAKHIAQSIRAAKGGYVHCRAIGLELEERGITQVSINMTDYTSTPLHRVFETIKSEAARYGVNVVGSEIIGLTPMQALLDAADFYLRLEGFKRDQVLEARLLGE encoded by the coding sequence ATGGCAAAACTAGTGGAATGCGTACCGAATTTCAGCGAGGGACAGAGGCGCGAGGTCATCGAGGCCATCATCGACCAGGCGCGCAACACCCCCGGTGTGACCGTCCTGGACCACTCCTCCGATCCCAGCCACAACCGGACGGTGCTCACCTTCGTAGGAGAGCCCCAGGCCGTCAAACAGGCGGCTTTCGCCTGCTGCGCCAAGGCGGCGGAGCTGATCGACATGGAGAGGCACAGGGGCGGACACCCCCGCGTGGGTGCGACGGACGTCATTCCCTTCATTCCCGTCTCCAACGTGACGATGGAGGAGTGCGTGGCCCTGGCCCACGAGCTGGGGGCGGAGATCGCCGAAAAACTCTCGATACCGGTCTACTTCTACGAGGCCGCCGCGAAGCGCCCCTCGATGAAGGCACTGCCCGATGTCCGCAAGGGAGAATACGAGGGGCTGAAGGAGGCCATCAAGACGCCGGAGCGCGCCCCCGACGAGGGGCCGCAGTCCATGCACCCCAGGGCCGGAGCGACGGTGGTCGGCGCACGCCCCTTCCTGGTGGCCTTCAACATCAATCTGTCGACCTCCGACGTGGCGCTCGCAAAACATATCGCCCAGAGCATCCGCGCCGCCAAGGGCGGCTACGTGCACTGCCGCGCCATCGGTCTGGAGCTGGAGGAGCGAGGCATCACGCAGGTCTCCATCAACATGACTGACTACACCTCGACGCCCCTGCACCGCGTCTTCGAGACGATCAAGTCCGAGGCCGCCCGCTACGGCGTCAACGTCGTGGGCAGCGAGATCATCGGCCTCACCCCGATGCAGGCCCTGCTGGATGCCGCCGACTTCTATCTGCGCCTCGAGGGCTTCAAGCGCGATCAGGTGCTCGAGGCCCGGCTGCTCGGCGAGTAG
- a CDS encoding MFS transporter → MWNKIGHFLGVKRDLVGLMAMAIFVGLGERMAERFLPIYILALGGGAVGVGLLNGLDNLLSALYSFPGGYIADRFGTKRALLFFNLLAISGYLVVIAFPSWWAVVAGSVLFLSWTAISLPASMKLIASVLPQNKRAMGVTMHSLVRRIPMALGPVIGGTMIGIFGEVEGVRAAFVCATVFVLVALAAQQKLIRPDDEGTMIARPERNPLAVWREMPAGLRNLLASDILIRFAEQIPYAFVVVWCMKVIEAPVSALQFGVLTTVEMVVAMLVYIPVAWLADRGGKKACVAITFVFFTLFPLVLMISRSFGALVLAFVVRGLKEFGEPTRKSLIIDLSTENREASMFGLYYLIRDTVVSVGAFGGAFLWKVSPVLNLWTAFVCGALGTAWFVLHGTDTAPEQEPRS, encoded by the coding sequence ATGTGGAACAAAATCGGGCATTTTCTGGGAGTGAAGCGCGACCTCGTCGGACTGATGGCGATGGCAATTTTCGTGGGGCTCGGCGAGCGCATGGCCGAGCGTTTTCTGCCCATCTACATCCTGGCCCTGGGGGGCGGAGCCGTGGGCGTGGGGCTGCTCAACGGGCTGGACAATCTGCTGTCCGCGCTCTACTCGTTCCCCGGGGGCTACATCGCGGACCGGTTCGGGACCAAGCGGGCGCTCCTGTTCTTCAATCTTCTGGCCATCTCCGGATACCTCGTGGTCATCGCGTTTCCCTCCTGGTGGGCGGTCGTTGCAGGCTCCGTGCTCTTCCTCTCCTGGACGGCCATCTCTCTGCCCGCCTCCATGAAGCTGATCGCCTCCGTGCTGCCCCAAAACAAGCGCGCCATGGGCGTGACGATGCACTCCCTGGTCCGGCGCATCCCCATGGCTCTCGGGCCGGTGATCGGGGGAACGATGATCGGGATCTTCGGCGAGGTCGAGGGGGTGCGCGCGGCCTTCGTCTGCGCGACGGTCTTTGTGCTCGTGGCCCTGGCGGCACAACAGAAACTGATCCGCCCCGACGACGAGGGGACCATGATCGCGCGGCCCGAGCGGAACCCCCTGGCGGTCTGGCGGGAGATGCCCGCGGGACTGCGCAACCTCCTGGCCTCGGACATCCTGATCCGCTTCGCGGAGCAGATCCCCTACGCCTTCGTCGTCGTCTGGTGCATGAAGGTGATCGAGGCGCCGGTCTCGGCCCTCCAGTTCGGCGTTCTGACGACGGTCGAGATGGTCGTGGCAATGCTGGTCTACATCCCCGTAGCCTGGCTGGCGGACCGGGGCGGAAAGAAGGCCTGCGTCGCGATCACGTTCGTCTTCTTCACGCTCTTTCCGCTCGTTCTCATGATCTCCCGCTCCTTCGGCGCCCTGGTTCTCGCGTTCGTCGTCCGTGGCCTCAAAGAGTTCGGCGAACCGACGCGCAAGTCCCTGATCATCGATCTGTCCACGGAGAATCGAGAGGCGTCGATGTTCGGCCTGTACTACCTGATCCGCGACACGGTCGTCTCCGTCGGGGCCTTCGGCGGTGCGTTCCTCTGGAAGGTCTCGCCCGTACTCAACCTCTGGACCGCGTTCGTCTGCGGGGCCCTGGGAACGGCATGGTTCGTCCTCCACGGGACGGACACGGCTCCGGAGCAAGAGCCTCGATCATAG
- a CDS encoding CdaR family transcriptional regulator, which yields MHRKTAQAIAQTTSEVIGYGVLVTDERGIIIGCNDTKRVGTLHLPSLGVMRTGQPVSTSREEAAGLDGVKPGYTAPIALSDQVVGTISIAGPPHKAERYGLLVRKQAEILLMEQAFLELKLRQQLAVRDLAENIMLYRPEDENSGMLVLHGRELGFDLERCRIAVILELRESRSRQQGQDTFRNLALNRIVNFLANPAHLIAPLRNRQIALFLALPCSSREGEMEETALHLCEALSDHLGKDGLVAELGIGLEADTLPLLTQSAHLAREALSTGRALGMRICPARALNAEMLLSYIPAGRKRQHIERVLHSLEDSDSELTDTFLAWCRNPFAPAEVARSLSIHRNTLQYRLKKLRNLLGLDPWNFHDCFAIWSALILKKFGRHARSDGV from the coding sequence ATGCACAGAAAAACGGCCCAGGCCATCGCCCAGACCACCAGCGAGGTGATCGGCTACGGCGTCCTGGTGACGGACGAACGCGGCATCATCATCGGCTGCAACGACACGAAACGCGTCGGCACCCTTCACCTCCCCTCCCTCGGGGTCATGCGGACGGGACAGCCCGTGTCGACCTCACGGGAGGAGGCCGCGGGGCTGGACGGGGTGAAGCCCGGCTATACGGCCCCGATAGCCCTTTCCGATCAGGTCGTCGGGACCATCTCGATCGCGGGCCCCCCACACAAAGCGGAGCGGTACGGCCTGCTCGTGCGAAAACAGGCCGAGATCCTGCTCATGGAACAGGCGTTTCTGGAGCTTAAGCTCCGACAACAGCTGGCCGTCCGCGACCTGGCCGAGAACATCATGCTCTACCGGCCCGAGGACGAAAACTCGGGCATGCTGGTGCTCCATGGGCGGGAGCTGGGGTTCGACCTCGAGCGCTGCCGCATCGCCGTGATTCTGGAGCTTCGGGAGAGCCGGAGCCGGCAGCAGGGGCAGGACACCTTCCGCAACCTGGCCCTGAACCGCATCGTGAACTTCCTCGCCAACCCCGCACACCTCATCGCCCCGCTGCGCAACCGCCAGATCGCGCTTTTTCTTGCTCTGCCGTGCAGCAGCCGGGAGGGGGAAATGGAGGAGACCGCCCTACACCTGTGCGAGGCCCTGTCGGACCACCTGGGCAAGGACGGCCTGGTGGCGGAACTGGGTATCGGCCTGGAGGCGGACACGCTCCCGCTGCTGACGCAATCCGCGCATCTGGCCCGGGAGGCGCTCTCCACCGGCCGGGCTCTCGGTATGCGGATCTGCCCGGCGCGCGCGCTCAATGCCGAGATGCTGCTCTCCTACATCCCGGCTGGGCGCAAGCGGCAGCATATCGAGCGGGTGCTGCACAGCCTGGAGGACTCGGACTCCGAGCTCACGGACACCTTCCTGGCCTGGTGCCGAAACCCCTTCGCCCCCGCGGAGGTGGCACGGTCCCTGTCCATCCACCGCAACACGCTGCAGTACCGACTGAAGAAGCTGCGGAATCTCCTGGGACTGGATCCCTGGAACTTTCACGACTGCTTCGCGATCTGGTCCGCGCTGATCCTGAAGAAATTCGGCCGCCACGCCAGGAGCGACGGGGTGTGA
- a CDS encoding ZinT/AdcA family metal-binding protein, which yields MKNRRWRIGTVLFALIFALMALGGCGGGSDNKKPAPGPQQPGPQQPGPQPQGKALEKWNGTWKSFDDFVDEDAMKPVYAEVAKHAPGYTAKGVEGFFEEMYHTDFDSLKVSGDTVTFMDSKGAAKGTLTYVSKGTQKRKIEMAGQTMEVEWHLFEAPAVSGATNKAMHADGDFDPSKSCKYLALSPVHQDRPDSLKHWHMRYGNRSLEALMDDPDLALWWPTLCAPDTKVADVAKDQLGEAKLLATMLPPPMGPWKGDWISAYELHRSDKMLPAYEKIAQEAKKLGKNYTAEDVKNYYHKLFETPFDRVSVTDGISVQFKKADGTVVANSPYRIDGLDDGWWIWIEGMVAGYKTVVATHPHGQGTTRHWHMRYADDKTPDQLKELKGWTPTFYDPKVTTLDLYVKNYMDTAERKAKGLPDKK from the coding sequence GTGAAGAACAGGAGATGGCGTATCGGTACGGTTTTGTTCGCATTGATCTTTGCCCTCATGGCTTTGGGCGGGTGCGGAGGCGGTTCCGACAACAAGAAGCCTGCGCCGGGTCCTCAGCAGCCGGGTCCTCAGCAGCCGGGCCCCCAGCCTCAGGGCAAGGCTCTCGAGAAGTGGAACGGGACGTGGAAGAGCTTCGACGACTTCGTGGATGAGGATGCCATGAAGCCCGTATACGCGGAGGTCGCGAAGCACGCGCCCGGGTATACCGCAAAGGGCGTCGAGGGCTTTTTCGAGGAGATGTACCACACCGACTTCGACAGCCTCAAGGTCAGCGGCGACACGGTCACCTTCATGGACTCCAAGGGAGCCGCCAAGGGAACGCTGACCTATGTGTCCAAGGGAACCCAGAAGCGGAAGATTGAGATGGCGGGGCAGACCATGGAGGTCGAGTGGCACCTGTTCGAGGCGCCGGCCGTAAGCGGTGCGACGAACAAGGCCATGCATGCGGACGGCGATTTCGATCCCAGTAAGTCCTGCAAGTATCTTGCCCTGTCCCCTGTGCACCAGGATCGTCCCGACAGCCTCAAGCACTGGCATATGCGTTACGGCAACAGGAGCCTGGAGGCGCTGATGGACGACCCGGATCTCGCCTTGTGGTGGCCGACGCTTTGCGCGCCCGACACCAAGGTGGCCGATGTCGCCAAGGACCAGCTGGGGGAGGCCAAGCTCCTGGCCACGATGCTCCCGCCGCCGATGGGCCCCTGGAAGGGCGATTGGATCTCGGCCTATGAGCTCCACAGGAGCGACAAGATGCTTCCCGCCTATGAGAAGATCGCTCAGGAGGCGAAGAAGCTGGGCAAGAACTACACTGCCGAGGACGTGAAGAACTACTACCACAAGCTGTTCGAGACGCCTTTCGATCGCGTCTCCGTCACCGACGGGATTAGCGTACAGTTCAAGAAGGCGGACGGCACGGTCGTCGCAAACTCGCCCTACCGGATCGACGGGCTTGACGATGGCTGGTGGATTTGGATCGAGGGGATGGTTGCCGGCTACAAGACCGTCGTGGCCACGCACCCTCATGGTCAGGGCACGACCCGGCATTGGCACATGCGCTACGCCGACGACAAGACGCCCGATCAGCTGAAGGAGCTCAAGGGCTGGACGCCGACCTTCTATGATCCGAAGGTGACGACGCTCGACCTCTATGTGAAGAACTACATGGACACGGCGGAGAGGAAGGCCAAGGGCCTGCCGGACAAAAAGTAG
- a CDS encoding PTS transporter subunit IIC: MDRQRNGWDFVIDVMNGMGRGLFASLIVGLILRQAGTYLALPLLTKLGAAAQLLMGPAIAASIGCSVSAPPLAVFSSLAVGAAGAGTFAGAAPVPGEPVGAAVAALVGVLCGKGVQGRAGRSLDILLVPIATIVGGGLAAVTCAPWIARGMSAVGEFVNLTTTLRPLPMGIAVSVVMGMILTLPISSAALAISLGLSGLAAGASTVGCSAQMVGFAVMSFRENGVGGLIAQGLGTSMIQVPNIMRNPWIWVPPTLASAVLGPVATLLFRMENNSVGAGMGTSGLVGQIGTFAVMGEAAWPGVILLHFVLPALLTSFFAGALSRWGRIRAGDMTLDR; this comes from the coding sequence ATGGACAGGCAGCGAAATGGCTGGGACTTCGTTATCGACGTGATGAACGGGATGGGACGCGGACTCTTCGCCTCGCTGATCGTGGGGCTGATCCTGCGGCAGGCGGGGACCTATCTCGCGCTTCCCCTGCTGACGAAGCTGGGGGCGGCCGCACAGCTTCTCATGGGACCGGCCATTGCGGCCAGCATCGGGTGCAGCGTTTCGGCCCCGCCCTTGGCGGTGTTCTCCTCCCTCGCGGTCGGAGCCGCAGGGGCCGGGACGTTCGCCGGCGCCGCGCCCGTCCCCGGAGAGCCGGTGGGGGCGGCCGTCGCGGCGCTTGTCGGCGTGCTCTGCGGCAAGGGGGTGCAGGGAAGGGCGGGAAGAAGCCTTGACATCCTGTTGGTCCCGATCGCCACGATCGTCGGCGGCGGGCTGGCCGCCGTGACCTGCGCGCCCTGGATCGCGCGGGGGATGAGCGCCGTCGGGGAGTTCGTCAACCTGACGACGACCCTCCGGCCGCTGCCGATGGGCATCGCCGTCTCGGTCGTCATGGGAATGATCCTGACGTTACCGATCAGCAGCGCCGCGCTGGCGATCTCGTTGGGGTTGTCGGGACTGGCTGCCGGGGCCTCCACGGTGGGATGCAGCGCCCAGATGGTGGGGTTTGCGGTCATGAGCTTCCGGGAGAATGGGGTCGGAGGCCTGATCGCTCAAGGGCTCGGGACATCCATGATTCAAGTGCCCAACATCATGCGCAACCCATGGATATGGGTGCCGCCGACCCTGGCTTCGGCGGTGCTGGGGCCCGTCGCGACGCTGCTCTTCCGTATGGAGAACAACAGCGTCGGGGCGGGAATGGGCACGAGCGGTCTGGTGGGGCAGATCGGGACGTTTGCCGTGATGGGTGAGGCCGCGTGGCCGGGCGTCATTCTGCTGCACTTCGTGCTCCCCGCCCTGCTGACCTCGTTCTTCGCCGGGGCCCTCTCCCGCTGGGGCCGGATACGTGCCGGGGATATGACGCTCGATCGATAG
- a CDS encoding alanine/glycine:cation symporter family protein codes for MENIFSSPFFEQLLKWVTEANSFLWGTHFLIPILCGTGLFFTFRLKFVQVSKFGTACRRLFGSFSLFGEAAGKSGMSSFQALTTAIAAQVGTGNLVGAMTALVTGGPGAIFWMWVAAFFGMATNFGEACLAQLYKEKDDTGQVVGGPAYYISRGLGNGPVAKFLAGFFAVAIILALGFMGNMVQANSISDAFKNAFEVEPLYVGIGLAVVAGAIFMGGVKRIAAVTEKLVPIMAVLYIIAGLILIISNASHIPAVFGQIFACAFSAKAVWGGAAGVAVATAARYGIARGLFSNEAGMGSTPHAHAVAKVNHPVEQGVLGVIAVFIDTFVVLNITIFSVMSSGVLDTNFDASGAPIKKGIVLVQEAFRSNFMGEYGYTFIAVCLLFFAFSTIIGWYYFGETNIRFLFGSKGLLPYQLIVVLCILIGSALKIELVWELTDFFNGIMVIPNLIALLLLSGKVAQLLKEYNEGIPYDKERLMK; via the coding sequence ATGGAAAACATTTTTTCGTCGCCGTTTTTCGAGCAGCTGCTGAAATGGGTCACCGAGGCGAACAGCTTCCTCTGGGGAACGCATTTCCTGATCCCCATCCTCTGCGGCACGGGGCTCTTCTTCACGTTCCGGCTGAAGTTCGTCCAGGTCTCCAAGTTCGGCACGGCCTGCCGGAGGCTCTTCGGCAGCTTCTCGCTGTTCGGCGAGGCGGCCGGAAAGTCCGGCATGAGCTCGTTCCAGGCCCTGACTACGGCCATTGCCGCGCAGGTCGGGACCGGCAACCTGGTGGGCGCCATGACCGCCCTGGTCACGGGAGGTCCCGGCGCCATCTTCTGGATGTGGGTCGCCGCCTTCTTCGGCATGGCCACCAACTTCGGCGAGGCCTGCCTGGCGCAGCTCTACAAGGAGAAGGACGACACGGGGCAGGTGGTCGGCGGCCCGGCCTACTACATCTCCCGCGGGCTCGGGAACGGCCCCGTCGCCAAGTTCCTCGCCGGCTTCTTCGCCGTAGCGATCATCCTGGCCCTCGGATTCATGGGCAACATGGTCCAGGCCAACTCCATCAGCGACGCCTTCAAAAACGCCTTCGAGGTCGAGCCCCTTTACGTAGGAATCGGCCTCGCCGTCGTCGCGGGCGCCATCTTCATGGGCGGCGTCAAGCGCATCGCGGCGGTAACGGAGAAGCTCGTCCCCATCATGGCGGTCCTCTACATCATCGCCGGCCTGATCCTCATCATCTCGAACGCCTCCCACATCCCGGCGGTGTTCGGGCAGATCTTCGCCTGCGCGTTCTCCGCCAAGGCGGTCTGGGGCGGAGCCGCCGGCGTCGCGGTGGCCACTGCGGCCCGTTACGGCATTGCCCGCGGCCTCTTCTCCAACGAGGCCGGCATGGGCTCGACCCCCCACGCCCATGCGGTCGCCAAGGTCAATCACCCCGTGGAGCAGGGCGTCCTCGGCGTCATTGCCGTCTTCATCGACACCTTCGTCGTCCTGAACATCACGATCTTCAGCGTGATGTCCTCGGGCGTCCTCGACACGAACTTCGACGCCTCCGGAGCCCCCATCAAGAAGGGGATCGTCCTCGTCCAGGAGGCCTTCAGGTCCAACTTCATGGGCGAGTACGGCTATACCTTCATCGCCGTCTGCCTGCTCTTCTTCGCCTTCTCCACGATCATCGGCTGGTACTACTTCGGGGAGACGAACATCCGCTTCCTCTTCGGCTCCAAGGGCCTGCTGCCCTACCAACTGATCGTCGTGCTGTGCATCCTGATCGGCAGTGCCCTCAAGATCGAACTGGTCTGGGAGCTGACGGACTTCTTCAACGGCATCATGGTGATCCCGAACCTCATCGCCCTGCTGCTCCTGAGCGGCAAGGTCGCTCAGCTTCTGAAGGAGTACAACGAGGGGATACCGTACGACAAGGAACGTCTGATGAAGTAG
- a CDS encoding glycine/sarcosine/betaine reductase component B subunit, which produces MKLELHKVKVRDVQWGDSTCVKDGVLYVNKAEAIDCVKEEKRFAKVDLELARPGESVRIIPVKDVVEPRVKMDKKGYYPGFSAPMGRCGEGRTFVLDGAAVVTCGPIVAFQEGFIDMEGPGAVYTPFSATQNVVLVVEPIKDLEQHQYEQILREAGLKLAVYLAEKCKDAKADCVEVFEKGTVPEENAKHPSLPKVIYVCMNITQGLLHDTYVYGADIRPSLPTLLHPNEVLDGAMVSGNCVSACDKNTTWHHVHNPIVAALYARHGKELNFLGVIPTQESTVLAGKLRASQMNLSIALELGADGVIVSEEGYGNPDTDLCLNAKNFELAGIKSVVVSDEAAGTDGASQSLADATPEMTGFVSTGNVNEMLEVPAMKKVIGWPESIAHLSGGAAESLRKDGSMFVEMQAIIASTAEIGFNRVGCEWI; this is translated from the coding sequence ATGAAGCTGGAACTGCACAAGGTCAAGGTTCGGGACGTCCAGTGGGGCGATTCCACCTGTGTGAAGGACGGGGTGCTCTACGTCAACAAGGCGGAGGCCATCGACTGCGTCAAGGAGGAGAAGCGTTTCGCCAAGGTGGACCTGGAGCTGGCTCGTCCGGGGGAGAGCGTGCGCATCATCCCCGTCAAGGACGTGGTGGAGCCCCGCGTGAAGATGGACAAAAAGGGGTACTATCCCGGGTTCAGCGCGCCCATGGGCCGCTGCGGCGAGGGACGGACCTTCGTCCTGGACGGTGCCGCGGTCGTCACCTGCGGGCCGATCGTGGCGTTTCAGGAGGGGTTCATCGACATGGAGGGCCCCGGTGCCGTCTACACGCCGTTCTCCGCGACGCAGAACGTTGTGCTGGTGGTCGAGCCGATCAAGGATCTGGAGCAGCATCAGTACGAGCAGATCCTGCGCGAGGCGGGGCTGAAGCTGGCCGTCTACCTGGCCGAGAAGTGCAAGGACGCGAAGGCCGACTGCGTCGAGGTCTTCGAGAAGGGGACCGTGCCCGAGGAGAACGCCAAGCACCCTTCTTTGCCCAAGGTCATCTACGTGTGCATGAACATCACCCAGGGCCTGCTGCACGACACCTACGTCTACGGCGCGGACATCCGCCCGAGCCTGCCGACCCTGCTGCACCCCAACGAGGTGCTGGACGGCGCGATGGTCTCCGGCAACTGCGTCTCCGCCTGCGACAAGAACACCACGTGGCACCACGTCCACAACCCCATCGTCGCCGCGCTCTACGCCCGGCACGGCAAGGAACTGAACTTCCTGGGCGTGATCCCCACGCAGGAGAGCACGGTGCTGGCGGGCAAGCTGCGCGCGTCGCAGATGAACCTGTCCATAGCGCTTGAGCTGGGCGCGGACGGCGTCATCGTCTCCGAGGAGGGCTACGGCAACCCGGATACGGACCTGTGCCTGAACGCCAAGAATTTCGAGCTCGCGGGCATCAAGTCCGTCGTGGTCTCCGACGAGGCCGCCGGGACGGACGGCGCGAGCCAAAGCCTGGCCGACGCCACGCCCGAGATGACCGGCTTCGTCTCCACGGGCAACGTCAACGAGATGCTGGAGGTCCCGGCCATGAAGAAGGTCATCGGCTGGCCGGAGTCCATCGCGCACCTGTCGGGCGGCGCGGCGGAGAGCCTGCGCAAGGACGGCTCCATGTTCGTGGAGATGCAGGCGATCATCGCCTCCACGGCGGAGATCGGGTTCAACCGCGTCGGCTGCGAGTGGATCTGA
- the thiW gene encoding energy coupling factor transporter S component ThiW, with protein sequence MLLAALLAAAAVLLSPLSFPVGPSRCFPFQHTINAVSGVLLGPWWAMGSAFVASFVRYTTGTGTILAFPGSLFGALSVGLAARTLLRGKRFRSWSAWFEPCATGTLGAFAAALIVSPGAGVWGMFATLSVAFLVSSVPGAGLGFLILKGLEKRLRSPGA encoded by the coding sequence ATGCTCCTGGCGGCACTCCTGGCCGCAGCGGCCGTGCTGCTTTCGCCCCTGTCGTTCCCCGTGGGCCCGTCGCGCTGTTTCCCGTTCCAGCACACGATCAACGCCGTGTCAGGGGTTCTTCTGGGTCCCTGGTGGGCCATGGGGAGCGCGTTCGTCGCCAGCTTCGTTCGCTACACGACCGGGACGGGAACGATCCTGGCCTTTCCAGGCAGCCTGTTCGGGGCGCTTTCCGTGGGGCTTGCGGCGCGGACGCTCCTTCGGGGGAAACGCTTCCGCTCCTGGTCGGCCTGGTTCGAGCCCTGCGCCACCGGGACGCTCGGGGCGTTTGCTGCAGCCCTGATCGTCTCCCCGGGAGCGGGGGTCTGGGGAATGTTCGCCACGCTCTCCGTGGCCTTCCTGGTCAGCAGCGTCCCGGGCGCGGGGCTCGGATTCCTGATCCTCAAGGGGCTCGAAAAACGCCTGAGAAGCCCCGGCGCATAG